In bacterium, the following are encoded in one genomic region:
- a CDS encoding T9SS type A sorting domain-containing protein — protein MENPRDAALSFFWRPDANNPAPIDVANPTDTVASFLLPASAPLGEYYFDLNVYTANGDTTKTRTLVAATAEDILPFNIKTDHAAWIDRAIIYEITPYNFVAEGKFNHVTQKIPELAALGINALWLQPVYRTRNRGQGYDVTDYFAMRNDLGSEADLRTLIATAHAYGLRVLFDFVPNHTSIYHPYALEAIRHGPNSYYYDFYQRSRDTAPYAMHYNSRQQGLMQFIYYFWDELVNLDYDNPEVQRMMIEAGKYWIEQFDIDGYRIDAVWGVNARRPDFMQQWRLALKRLKPEVLLLGEDKATWPMVFDERFDAAYDWAPEQPWVSQWVWQTSYSTSSNPTIFNNSNQNTRAALLRAALTNNGNGYASRAKILRFMENNDTFRFLPTHDLNRTKMVAALMFSLHGIPLLYNGQEIGFATHPYQTYAIFNSGQAIRSLDKNGLFPYYQKLAQLRKDFPALHSDNFQEIAVTPSNSVYAFRRWEDEQNIFAIINMGNAATSATVKIPVAQLALDSAKTYYLADLLGSAFISGTPVFLSAASISLPAYTTRMFILSDTLRATSIESPVASILPNEFKLAQNYPNPFWSEPTSRSVADAAPRGVGNPTTTIEFDLPRSGWASLRVYDLLGRKVVTLFEGEKQVGHHKIIFDGKGMPSGIYFYRLQFGENSLIRKMMLAK, from the coding sequence TTGGAAAATCCTCGCGACGCCGCGCTGTCTTTCTTCTGGCGTCCAGATGCAAATAATCCAGCGCCAATCGACGTGGCAAATCCAACTGACACGGTTGCGTCTTTTCTTCTTCCCGCAAGCGCGCCGTTGGGAGAATACTATTTTGATCTCAACGTTTACACCGCCAACGGCGATACCACCAAGACACGTACCTTGGTTGCGGCAACTGCTGAAGACATTCTGCCTTTCAACATCAAAACCGATCATGCCGCCTGGATCGACCGTGCGATTATTTATGAGATTACCCCGTACAACTTCGTTGCTGAAGGCAAGTTCAATCACGTGACGCAAAAAATCCCGGAGTTGGCCGCGTTGGGCATCAATGCCCTATGGCTGCAGCCGGTTTATCGAACGCGAAACCGCGGGCAGGGCTACGACGTGACCGATTACTTTGCCATGCGGAATGATCTCGGCTCCGAAGCGGATTTGCGCACCCTGATTGCGACGGCGCACGCGTACGGGTTGAGGGTGCTTTTTGACTTTGTTCCCAATCATACTTCGATCTATCACCCTTATGCACTGGAGGCGATTCGTCATGGGCCGAATTCGTATTATTACGATTTCTATCAACGCAGCCGCGACACTGCGCCTTACGCCATGCATTACAATTCTCGGCAGCAGGGGTTGATGCAATTCATTTACTATTTCTGGGATGAGCTGGTCAATTTAGACTACGATAATCCCGAAGTGCAGCGGATGATGATCGAAGCCGGCAAATACTGGATTGAACAATTCGACATCGACGGCTATCGTATCGATGCGGTTTGGGGCGTAAATGCGCGCCGGCCGGATTTCATGCAGCAATGGCGATTGGCACTCAAGCGCTTGAAGCCTGAGGTTCTGCTTCTGGGCGAAGATAAGGCGACATGGCCAATGGTTTTCGACGAGCGTTTCGATGCGGCCTATGATTGGGCGCCGGAGCAGCCGTGGGTCTCGCAGTGGGTGTGGCAGACTTCTTACAGCACGAGTTCCAATCCGACGATCTTCAACAATAGCAATCAAAACACTCGCGCCGCTTTATTGCGCGCCGCGCTGACCAACAATGGCAACGGCTATGCTTCTCGCGCCAAGATTCTGCGCTTCATGGAGAATAACGACACATTTCGGTTTCTGCCGACACACGATCTCAACCGGACGAAAATGGTGGCAGCGCTGATGTTTTCCTTGCATGGCATTCCCCTGCTTTACAACGGCCAGGAAATCGGCTTCGCCACGCATCCCTATCAGACCTACGCGATTTTCAATTCCGGACAGGCCATCAGATCACTCGACAAGAACGGCCTGTTTCCTTATTACCAAAAGTTGGCGCAACTTCGAAAGGATTTTCCGGCGCTCCACAGCGACAACTTTCAGGAAATCGCCGTTACACCAAGCAATTCGGTTTATGCCTTTCGCCGGTGGGAGGATGAGCAAAACATTTTCGCCATCATTAACATGGGAAACGCCGCGACGTCTGCCACGGTGAAAATTCCCGTGGCGCAATTAGCTCTCGATTCGGCGAAAACTTATTATCTTGCGGATTTGCTGGGCTCCGCATTCATCTCCGGCACGCCGGTATTTCTAAGCGCAGCAAGTATTTCGCTTCCGGCCTACACGACGCGAATGTTCATTTTGTCGGATACGCTGAGGGCTACTTCGATAGAATCTCCAGTGGCGTCAATCTTGCCGAATGAATTCAAGCTTGCGCAAAACTATCCCAATCCGTTTTGGAGCGAACCAACATCCCGGTCTGTCGCAGACGCCGCGCCACGCGGTGTGGGAAACCCAACCACGACGATCGAATTTGATTTGCCGCGCAGCGGCTGGGCAAGTCTGCGAGTCTACGATTTACTTGGAAGAAAAGTCGTTACGTTGTTTGAGGGTGAAAAGCAGGTTGGCCATCACAAAATCATTTTTGATGGCAAAGGAATGCCCAGCGGCATCTATTTCTACCGCTTGCAGTTTGGCGAAAATTCTTTGATTAGGAAAATGATGCTGGCAAAGTAA
- a CDS encoding endo-1,4-beta-xylanase: MLNSFSRRQFLKTGTMGAAALAVSPFVSQWPTAIPRIGEELIFRPYPPPRMPEMTLAYVTDENEDPFKSGIQVKQEGIVVTPDLADRKFAVNTRWFVDGFGYVWLAADNGGNYYTREDFRKGNTLNLNLEFARSRVARNRRVMARYQKEQTSFSREVGHSVALSEELLHDATTKSSSGEAAARLADFALKHALWAGEKIELEKAQDEIRRHPRHDAVHFGCETRQYVWAKHEEFTKRFVELFNCATVTHYVWDTWYELFEPREGQYNWGIKDNIVNWLAENGIRIEGRPLFWFHPVVTPDWLKNKTLDELKKYVEKHTHDLVSHYGDKVAEWEVVNEYHDWANIHNHTPEQITEIVRLACDQTKATNPNVVRIINNCCPFADYVARGRMARMEATRPLRSPRQFIKDLIDADVDFDVLGIQIYFPQRDLSDIVRLLERLATFGKPIYLTEIGASSNLNQISAGGEWKEPYAWHRHWDEELQADWLEQVYTIYYSKPYIKTINWYDFSDFRPFILNGGLVREDCSTKPSFDRMRKLLASWDRLP; the protein is encoded by the coding sequence ATCGGCGAGGAGTTGATTTTCCGCCCGTATCCGCCTCCACGCATGCCGGAAATGACGCTGGCTTATGTGACGGACGAAAACGAAGATCCTTTTAAGTCCGGAATTCAGGTCAAACAAGAAGGCATCGTGGTGACGCCGGATTTGGCGGATCGCAAATTTGCGGTGAATACCCGTTGGTTCGTGGATGGATTCGGTTATGTCTGGCTGGCCGCGGATAACGGCGGCAACTATTATACGCGTGAAGATTTCCGCAAAGGAAATACGCTCAACCTGAACCTGGAATTTGCACGCAGCCGGGTGGCGCGCAATCGCAGGGTGATGGCGCGCTATCAAAAGGAGCAAACGAGCTTTTCGAGGGAAGTCGGGCATAGCGTCGCGCTGTCGGAGGAATTGCTGCATGACGCCACCACGAAATCAAGCAGCGGCGAGGCCGCCGCGCGTCTCGCTGATTTCGCCTTGAAACATGCACTCTGGGCGGGCGAGAAAATCGAATTGGAGAAGGCCCAGGACGAGATTCGCCGCCATCCGCGCCATGATGCAGTCCATTTCGGGTGTGAAACCCGGCAGTATGTGTGGGCAAAGCATGAAGAGTTCACCAAAAGATTCGTCGAGCTGTTCAATTGCGCCACGGTGACCCATTACGTTTGGGATACCTGGTACGAATTGTTCGAGCCGCGCGAGGGCCAATACAACTGGGGCATAAAAGACAACATCGTCAACTGGCTTGCGGAAAACGGCATCCGCATCGAAGGCCGGCCCCTGTTTTGGTTTCACCCGGTGGTGACGCCCGACTGGCTCAAAAACAAAACTCTTGACGAACTAAAAAAGTATGTTGAAAAGCACACCCATGATCTCGTGAGCCATTACGGCGACAAAGTGGCGGAGTGGGAGGTCGTCAACGAGTATCACGACTGGGCGAACATTCACAATCATACGCCGGAGCAAATCACCGAGATTGTCCGGCTCGCCTGTGACCAGACAAAAGCAACGAATCCAAACGTCGTGCGCATCATCAACAATTGCTGTCCCTTTGCCGATTACGTTGCGCGCGGACGGATGGCGCGCATGGAGGCGACCCGGCCGCTGCGCTCGCCGCGCCAGTTCATCAAGGATCTAATCGACGCCGATGTCGATTTTGATGTGCTCGGCATTCAGATTTATTTTCCGCAGCGCGATCTGTCCGACATCGTTCGCCTGCTCGAGCGCCTGGCAACATTCGGCAAGCCGATCTACCTCACCGAAATCGGCGCCAGTTCGAACCTCAACCAGATCAGCGCCGGCGGCGAGTGGAAGGAACCCTACGCGTGGCACCGCCACTGGGATGAGGAACTGCAGGCGGACTGGCTGGAGCAGGTTTATACAATTTATTACAGCAAGCCCTACATCAAGACAATCAACTGGTACGATTTTTCAGACTTCCGGCCTTTTATTCTGAACGGCGGTTTGGTGCGCGAAGATTGCAGCACCAAGCCTTCGTTTGATCGGATGAGGAAGCTGCTGGCATCCTGGGACCGTTTACCTTGA